Below is a genomic region from Proteiniborus ethanoligenes.
TCTATAAAAAGCATATCCTAGATATTTCACTTGATTAAGTTTAGATACTTCTGTCTTTTCCTTATTTGTTTTAAGTTTAAGCTTCCCCTCTATGAATTTACTGACTCGCTCATATTGTCTTTGGGCTGCTCTTTTACTTTTTGTAAATATCATAAGGTCATCCGCGTATCTTACAAAATTGTATCCCCATTCATCAAGCTTTTGGTCTAGCTCATTTAGCATAACATTCGCTAAAAGTGGGCTTATTGGACCACCCTGTGCTAAACCCTTTTCACTTCTTCAATGCATCATGGCAACCTTTATTAGGTCTAAATCCATAACTAGCTTCTGCAAATTTGGTCTCATATATTGGACTTAATTCCTGAAGAATTGCCTGTTGAATCACTCTGTCGACTAATGTTGGTATCCCCAGTTTACGTGTCTTGCCATTTTCTTTTGGTATTTCTACACGTTTTACAGGGTATGGTTTGTGGCTATTATTCAGCAGGGATGATAGAATTTCCTCCCGGTGGGTTTTTAAGTGTTCTAGAAGTTCATCCATTTCCATCTTATCAATTCCACCTGCTCCTTTGTTTCTTTTAACTTTGAGATAGGCATTATTCATATTTCCTCTGGATAGGATTCTTTCTAACATTCCTTCTGTTGGTTCGTTGGTGTTGATGTCGTCCTTTTCAATCATCCTTGAATCACTCTGCCCATTTCTGCGTCTTTCATGTTCCACACTATTCCCACAGTTGGTGATGGTGTCCTTATTCTGTTTTCTGCATTCTAACGTGTTCTCAGTAATTTTCATCGACTTCATC
It encodes:
- a CDS encoding reverse transcriptase domain-containing protein, whose amino-acid sequence is MKITENTLECRKQNKDTITNCGNSVEHERRRNGQSDSRMIEKDDINTNEPTEGMLERILSRGNMNNAYLKVKRNKGAGGIDKMEMDELLEHLKTHREEILSSLLNNSHKPYPVKRVEIPKENGKTRKLGIPTLVDRVIQQAILQELSPIYETKFAEASYGFRPNKGCHDALKK
- a CDS encoding group II intron maturase-specific domain-containing protein; amino-acid sequence: MLNELDQKLDEWGYNFVRYADDLMIFTKSKRAAQRQYERVSKFIEGKLKLKTNKEKTEVSKLNQVKYLGYAFYRTKGKCKLKVHPDSINKLKDKIRMVTGRSNGMSIEVRRSKLNQIIRGWVQYFKMADMKTIMTSIDE